A region from the Rhizoctonia solani chromosome 13, complete sequence genome encodes:
- a CDS encoding tungstate-binding protein, whose amino-acid sequence MVATSLVLALGSGLAALALPTQQPLIGINFADEFKTSCNVNNPAAEKTYYGVGNNKDTNAGQVKLRISNGGAGLSGLVGALADEFITYMVNKTDIDKRVDPFRVEWVKGDTTETLNYLATGQADIGITYNKAAECQAMSDKVAARRVYGFRDHFYLVGPHNNPAGLNVYQNGTANQTVFTQFQKIVSTGNNATHSATNIKDSELFVAIGQVPWGLAYSKWYHQYIMYPIDALKAAALLEEYTITDRGTWLSTPKNITEMLVLYNEGKDDETQDNPDVVEGPADPLLNPAFFLTSTKICEENKDLADAFLDWVVDRALGQEVIKGYRRNDSDEWLYTGAPNRTDLRIQNCTIQGS is encoded by the exons ATGGTTGCAACTTCACTGGTCCTAGCTCTTGGTTCTGGGCTAGCTGCCCTTGCCCTCCCCACACAGCAGCCACTTATTGGGATTAATTTTGCTGATGAATTTAAAACGAGCTGCAATGTGAACAATCCAGCTGCCGAGAAGACTTACTACGGCGTAGGGAATAACAAAGATACTAACGCTGGTCAAGTCAAGTTGAGGATCAGCAATGGAGGTGCTGGCCTTTCTGGCCTAGTCGGCGCACTAGCGGATGAGTTTATCACGTACATGGTCAACAAAACAGACATCGACAAGCGCGTGGATCCGTTTAGG GTTGAATGGGTAAAAGGCGATACAACCGAGACGCTCAATTACCTGGCAACCGGCCAAGCAGACATTGGAATTACTTACAACAAGGCGGCAgagtgccaagccatgtccgaTAAGGTGGCCGCTCGTAGAGTCTACGGGTTTAGAGATCATTTCTATCTTGTTGGACCCCATAATAA CCCGGCTGGCCTAAATGTATACCAAAACGGCACTGCCAACCAGACAGTTTTCACTCAATTTCAGAAGATTGTGTCCACGGGAAATAACGCGACTCAT TCTGCCACGAACATTAAAGATTCAGAATTATTCGTTGCAATTGGCCAG GTGCCATGGGGTCTGGCCTACTCCAAGTGGTATCATCAATACATCATGTATCCGATAGATGCGCTT AAAGCTGCAGCGCTCTTAGAAGAGTATACGATTACTGATAGGGGTACCTGGCTTTCGACTCCCAAGAACATAACAGAAATGTTAGTTCTCTACAACGAGGGAAAAGACGATGAAACACAAGATAACCCGGATGTAGTTGAAGGCCCGGCGGACCCCCTTCTAAATCCTGCGTTTTTCTTGACGAGCACCAAAATTTGCGAGGAAAACAAGGACCTTGCAGATGCCTTCCTCGATTGGGTGGTCGACCGTGCGCTTGGTCAGGAAGTTATTAAGGGTTACAGGAGAAACGATTCAGACGAGTGGCTCTACACTGGTGCGCCTAACCGTACCGACCTCCGAATCCAAAACTGCACCATCCAAGGATCTTAG